From a single Cyclobacterium marinum DSM 745 genomic region:
- a CDS encoding FecR family protein codes for MCKRDYKIADFVLDPEFQKWVLNPDAQTKKYWEKYLNENPKKEEDIAIAIKIVANMSRNSSKVSSDKIEETWSNIEQAIGKTVVKEKNKNTVPLNAVSTVLKFRDKRTKNTRVISQFYRLVGILAIIFFLAILVNIYLPSVNDTEIVEEVEMLEHYAPPGVKANLSLKDGSKVVLNSGSTLRYIKNFESNRRVLELTGEAYFEVAEDKARPFSVKTGAVTTTALGTTFHISSYDDEPLDIALISGKVAVDIKLNESRRLNLEKGQGLEIDLSKDEIKSLSFDSEKLLGWTRKVIIFDEVSMFEIKRVLENWYGVNIDFINRPASDLEISGRFKDQSLENVLEGLSHSARFEYKLEKNKATLKFH; via the coding sequence ATGTGTAAGCGAGATTATAAGATAGCTGACTTTGTTTTGGACCCGGAATTTCAAAAATGGGTGCTTAACCCTGATGCCCAAACGAAAAAATATTGGGAAAAATACCTGAATGAAAACCCAAAAAAAGAGGAGGACATTGCTATTGCTATAAAAATAGTAGCAAATATGTCAAGAAATTCTTCTAAGGTGTCTTCTGATAAAATTGAAGAAACTTGGAGTAATATAGAACAGGCTATTGGAAAAACGGTGGTTAAGGAAAAAAATAAAAATACTGTTCCTTTGAACGCTGTTAGCACTGTTCTCAAGTTTAGAGATAAGAGAACTAAAAACACTAGGGTAATTTCTCAATTTTACCGTTTGGTTGGAATTTTAGCCATCATTTTTTTTCTGGCAATTTTGGTTAATATTTATCTACCTAGTGTGAATGATACGGAAATTGTAGAGGAGGTGGAAATGCTTGAACATTATGCCCCTCCCGGAGTCAAGGCTAACCTATCCCTTAAGGATGGCTCCAAAGTGGTACTAAACTCCGGAAGTACCTTAAGATATATAAAAAATTTCGAAAGTAATCGACGTGTATTGGAACTCACAGGGGAAGCCTATTTCGAAGTGGCGGAAGACAAAGCGAGGCCATTTAGTGTAAAAACCGGGGCAGTGACAACCACAGCACTTGGAACAACCTTCCATATTTCCTCCTATGACGATGAACCACTGGATATCGCTTTAATATCAGGTAAAGTGGCTGTAGATATTAAATTAAATGAATCCCGACGCCTCAATCTTGAAAAAGGACAAGGCTTGGAAATAGACCTTTCTAAGGATGAGATTAAAAGTTTATCCTTTGATTCCGAAAAGTTACTTGGATGGACAAGAAAGGTGATCATTTTTGATGAAGTGTCTATGTTTGAAATAAAGAGAGTTCTTGAAAATTGGTATGGAGTAAATATTGATTTTATTAATCGTCCAGCTTCAGATTTAGAAATATCAGGCAGGTTTAAGGACCAGAGTTTAGAGAATGTTCTTGAAGGATTAAGTCATTCTGCAAGGTTTGAATACAAATTAGAAAAAAATAAAGCGACTTTAAAGTTCCACTAA
- a CDS encoding SusC/RagA family TonB-linked outer membrane protein, with amino-acid sequence MTKLFTIAFTLQCLSMSFLLAFNGNAQVKSIEEVSVYLSLRDVKVKEAFKRLEKLTDYNFVFASREIENSQLINVESKGESLYFLLSAIAAQTDLSFKQVNSNIHVKKMDHKTALVEEVLEQIIVKGVVTDENGDPLPGATVTIANSSNGTVTDLDGNFSIEVEEGATLVISFIGFKTKNVSIANQTQFNIIMEPDNNDLEEVVVVGYGTVKKSDLTGSVSSVKSDEINAFPTSNVMQAMAGRAAGVQIIQNSGAPGAGISVRIRGTNSIQGGNEPLYVVDGFPFSGNPTNLNNFDIESIEVLKDASATAIYGSRGANGVVLITTKQGKEGTSKVDFETSYSTQSIRNTLDLMNGSEYAQIQNIQATNDNIPLYFTEQEIANFGQGFDWQNLIFTKAPILSTSLNVSGGSPKTKYSISGSFFGQDGIIKGSDYDRYSLRANINHTVSDKIALLFNSNLTHLKTERRDSGGGSRGNSMIGAALSAAPISQPYNEDGSYNVLGNEYPFIAPDIINPLNFLNEQMSIVKANIVLTNMAFVYKPIPDLTLKISGGIENRDDRTDAYTSRNFFNSDGRASVNTSQFRSLLSENTLSYDKTFASKHQLNALLGFTYQDFTSTYLSGSGVGFLSDSFETYSIQAASTPGIPSSGYSNSVLISYLGRVNYTFDDRFLFTFSFRTDGSSKYSPGNKWGYFPSGAFAYRIFKESFVENSNWLSDLKVRTSWGLTGSQAISPYATLNQLSPGNTVFQNSLFNTFAPSTVLPGNLKWETTEQIDVGIDIGFMDDRILFNADYYIKNTRDLLNTVRLPSSLGFTTTIQNVGKVQNKGVEFSLDGKVMTGDFKWDVFGNISFNKNKVVSLHNGEDILGAYVSVLVVGDNVTILREGRPIGQFWGYQEDGYDENGNINFVDQDDNGIINENDKTYIGDPNPDFIYGFNSTMNYKNFEFSFFLQGSHGNDIFNVSSITSSMDFGQGMNMPKEVLYDHWTPENTTAKYPLISRNTEVRVSDRFIEDGAYLRFKNIQLAYNLPASLLFKKSLNSAQVYVSAQNFITLTGYSWWDPEVNSRGAGTQLGIDHYSYPIPKSLTMGVRLGF; translated from the coding sequence ATGACCAAATTATTTACAATAGCCTTCACTCTTCAGTGTTTGAGCATGAGTTTCCTTCTAGCTTTTAATGGAAATGCCCAAGTTAAAAGCATAGAGGAGGTATCCGTATACCTTTCTTTAAGAGATGTAAAGGTAAAAGAAGCCTTTAAAAGGTTAGAAAAGCTAACGGATTACAATTTTGTTTTCGCCTCTAGGGAAATCGAGAACAGTCAGTTAATCAATGTAGAAAGTAAAGGAGAAAGCCTTTACTTTCTATTGTCTGCCATTGCTGCTCAAACGGATCTCAGTTTCAAACAGGTAAATAGCAACATCCATGTTAAGAAAATGGACCATAAAACGGCTCTAGTTGAAGAAGTTTTGGAACAAATAATTGTTAAGGGCGTCGTGACAGATGAAAATGGCGATCCTTTACCCGGGGCAACAGTAACAATTGCTAATAGCTCAAATGGAACTGTTACAGATTTAGATGGAAATTTCTCAATTGAGGTTGAAGAAGGAGCTACTCTGGTGATTTCATTTATTGGTTTCAAAACTAAGAATGTATCTATAGCCAACCAAACCCAATTTAACATTATCATGGAACCAGACAATAACGATCTAGAAGAGGTGGTTGTGGTTGGTTATGGAACGGTCAAAAAGAGTGATTTAACAGGCTCAGTATCGAGTGTAAAATCAGACGAAATTAATGCTTTCCCAACATCGAATGTTATGCAAGCGATGGCTGGTAGAGCAGCAGGGGTTCAAATTATCCAGAATAGTGGTGCTCCCGGGGCTGGTATTAGTGTTAGAATTCGGGGTACTAATTCCATTCAAGGGGGCAATGAACCATTATACGTGGTCGATGGATTTCCTTTTTCGGGTAACCCTACAAATTTAAACAACTTTGATATTGAAAGTATAGAAGTTTTAAAAGATGCTTCTGCAACGGCTATATATGGCTCCAGAGGAGCCAACGGAGTTGTACTGATTACCACCAAGCAAGGAAAAGAAGGTACTTCTAAAGTTGATTTCGAAACAAGTTATAGTACACAATCCATTCGCAATACTTTGGACCTAATGAATGGCAGTGAGTATGCTCAAATCCAGAATATTCAAGCTACCAATGATAATATTCCTTTGTATTTTACGGAACAGGAGATTGCTAATTTTGGTCAGGGGTTTGATTGGCAAAATTTAATTTTTACTAAAGCTCCGATATTGTCCACATCTTTAAATGTTAGTGGAGGAAGTCCTAAAACTAAATATTCTATTTCGGGAAGTTTTTTTGGTCAGGATGGTATAATTAAAGGAAGTGATTACGATAGGTACTCCCTTAGAGCAAACATCAATCATACTGTTAGTGATAAGATAGCTTTACTTTTTAACAGTAACCTTACCCACCTTAAAACGGAAAGAAGGGACAGTGGAGGGGGGTCACGTGGTAATTCTATGATTGGGGCTGCATTGTCTGCTGCACCAATCTCTCAACCTTATAATGAAGATGGTAGTTATAATGTATTAGGAAATGAATATCCATTTATTGCTCCAGATATTATCAATCCGCTCAATTTCCTCAATGAACAGATGAGTATTGTGAAGGCAAATATTGTTTTGACCAATATGGCTTTTGTATACAAACCCATTCCAGATCTGACATTAAAAATTTCTGGAGGAATTGAAAACAGAGATGACAGAACGGATGCTTACACCTCTAGAAATTTCTTTAACTCTGATGGTAGAGCGAGTGTAAATACAAGTCAATTTAGAAGTCTTTTAAGTGAAAACACCCTAAGTTATGACAAAACCTTTGCGAGCAAGCACCAATTAAATGCCTTGCTTGGATTTACTTACCAAGATTTTACCTCTACTTATTTAAGTGGAAGCGGGGTTGGGTTTTTAAGTGACTCCTTTGAAACCTACAGTATTCAGGCGGCAAGTACACCGGGAATTCCGAGCAGCGGGTATTCAAATTCTGTATTGATTTCCTATCTAGGTAGGGTTAATTACACATTTGACGACAGGTTTTTATTCACTTTTAGTTTTAGGACGGATGGCTCTTCCAAGTATAGTCCAGGAAACAAATGGGGTTATTTTCCGTCAGGAGCCTTTGCTTACCGCATATTCAAGGAGTCATTTGTTGAAAATAGTAACTGGCTTTCAGATTTAAAGGTTAGAACTAGTTGGGGGCTTACCGGTAGTCAGGCAATTTCTCCTTATGCAACGCTGAACCAATTAAGCCCTGGAAATACAGTATTTCAAAATAGTTTATTCAACACTTTTGCACCTAGTACAGTCTTGCCTGGCAACTTAAAATGGGAAACCACTGAGCAAATTGATGTTGGAATAGATATTGGGTTTATGGATGACAGAATTTTGTTTAATGCAGATTATTATATTAAAAATACCCGTGACTTACTTAATACAGTTAGGCTTCCAAGTTCTTTAGGATTCACTACTACAATACAAAACGTTGGAAAGGTTCAAAATAAAGGAGTGGAGTTCAGTTTGGATGGAAAAGTTATGACAGGTGACTTTAAATGGGACGTTTTTGGTAATATTTCCTTTAACAAAAATAAGGTAGTAAGCCTACATAATGGCGAGGATATATTAGGCGCCTATGTTAGTGTGTTGGTAGTTGGTGATAATGTTACCATCCTTAGAGAAGGAAGACCTATAGGTCAATTTTGGGGCTATCAGGAAGATGGTTATGATGAAAATGGTAACATCAATTTTGTCGATCAAGATGACAATGGTATCATTAACGAAAATGATAAAACTTATATTGGTGATCCTAACCCTGATTTTATCTATGGGTTTAATTCCACTATGAATTACAAAAACTTTGAATTTAGTTTTTTCCTTCAAGGGTCCCATGGAAATGATATTTTTAATGTAAGTTCAATTACCAGCTCAATGGATTTTGGGCAGGGTATGAACATGCCAAAAGAAGTCTTGTATGATCACTGGACACCTGAAAATACTACTGCTAAATACCCTTTGATCAGCAGAAATACCGAGGTTAGAGTTTCAGATAGGTTTATTGAAGATGGGGCTTATTTAAGGTTTAAAAATATTCAGCTGGCCTACAACCTACCTGCTTCTCTTCTGTTCAAAAAATCACTTAATAGCGCGCAGGTTTATGTGAGTGCTCAAAATTTCATCACTTTGACTGGTTACTCTTGGTGGGACCCTGAAGTTAATTCCAGGGGTGCAGGTACCCAACTAGGAATAGACCATTATAGTTATCCTATTCCTAAATCCCTCACAATGGGGGTAAGATTGGGTTTTTAA
- a CDS encoding RagB/SusD family nutrient uptake outer membrane protein has protein sequence MKRITTIQLYILPVFLLLLISCEDLLLEQPKTVAVENFYNTAEEVETAVNAIYSPLRSTRAEQIAILDAHTDWGYGRGSRAQYNDFSGLNATNINTSGSRWNSFYQAIRNANLVIYNAPNGNDISEEEINYFIAEAKFLRALSYFDLVRNWAGVPLRTEDNMLEIDLPKSSVSDVYDLILSDLEYAEMHLNATASLIGRPTIYAAKTLLADVHLTLGNYDKAMAKSKEVIDSNNYSLVEINEANDIRTDIFGSDLVTSTEEVFYFKYSREIGQGNFMLFILNHPSTGYFNFGGAYAHYSDASNPFYINWEDGDLRKELWDKVDFGLGPNTLVSNKYMELDAVGRSDGGNDLPIYRYAEVLLIFAESSARNANAVTPEALEALNKIKRRAYGLAIDSPSEVDYSFSSGEITEFLDALLQERAYEFIFEGKRWLDLKRVGRAQEMVMKNKGITIADAHYLWPIPLSELNFNGALDPDTDQNPGY, from the coding sequence ATGAAAAGGATAACAACCATACAATTATATATTCTTCCGGTATTCCTCTTGTTATTAATAAGTTGTGAGGACTTATTACTGGAACAACCTAAAACTGTTGCTGTAGAAAACTTTTACAATACGGCTGAGGAAGTAGAGACCGCTGTAAATGCGATTTATTCACCTTTGCGTTCTACCAGAGCAGAGCAGATTGCCATATTAGATGCACATACAGATTGGGGATATGGTAGAGGAAGCCGTGCCCAATACAACGATTTTTCCGGGTTAAATGCTACAAATATCAATACGTCAGGATCCAGATGGAATTCTTTCTATCAAGCCATAAGAAATGCCAATTTGGTCATTTATAATGCGCCAAATGGGAATGATATTAGTGAAGAAGAGATCAATTATTTTATTGCTGAAGCAAAGTTTCTTAGAGCATTGAGTTATTTTGACCTGGTAAGAAATTGGGCCGGTGTACCCTTAAGAACAGAGGATAATATGTTGGAAATTGACTTGCCAAAAAGTTCTGTTAGTGATGTTTATGATTTAATCTTATCAGACCTTGAATATGCTGAAATGCACCTTAATGCTACTGCTAGCCTTATTGGAAGGCCTACAATATATGCTGCCAAAACTTTACTGGCTGATGTTCATTTGACCTTAGGCAATTATGATAAGGCAATGGCGAAAAGCAAAGAAGTTATTGATTCAAACAATTATTCTTTGGTAGAAATAAATGAAGCCAATGACATCCGTACCGATATTTTCGGTTCGGATCTGGTTACTAGCACAGAAGAAGTATTTTATTTTAAATATTCAAGGGAAATTGGACAGGGAAACTTCATGTTATTTATATTGAATCATCCTAGTACCGGTTATTTTAATTTTGGAGGGGCTTACGCGCATTATAGCGATGCTTCTAACCCTTTCTATATCAATTGGGAGGATGGTGATTTAAGAAAAGAACTTTGGGACAAAGTTGATTTTGGCTTGGGACCAAATACCTTGGTAAGTAATAAGTACATGGAGCTGGATGCTGTTGGAAGGAGTGATGGAGGAAATGATTTGCCAATATATAGGTATGCTGAAGTGCTTTTAATTTTTGCTGAATCTTCAGCTAGAAATGCCAATGCAGTAACTCCTGAAGCCTTAGAAGCCTTAAATAAAATAAAAAGAAGAGCTTATGGCTTAGCCATTGATTCACCATCGGAAGTTGATTATTCTTTCTCCTCGGGTGAAATTACAGAATTCCTTGATGCCTTATTACAAGAAAGAGCTTACGAGTTTATCTTCGAAGGTAAGCGTTGGTTAGATTTGAAAAGGGTAGGAAGAGCACAGGAAATGGTAATGAAAAATAAAGGCATTACCATAGCAGACGCCCATTATTTATGGCCAATTCCATTATCCGAGTTGAACTTTAATGGGGCTCTGGATCCGGATACGGATCAAAATCCGGGTTATTAA
- a CDS encoding FAD-dependent oxidoreductase: protein MKRRDMIATMGTLSLGVATSPFAKGDVLKEPYKVVQKNIITDIVVVGGGTAGAVAAIQAGREGQKVTLIECVSQLGGTTTTAGVAFPGIFFAWGKQIIGGIGWEMVQEAVALNGDTLPNFSVPHGRWHWKHQVRLNGPLYSILIEQKCVEAGVDLRYYETPTRIAFKNGFWEMETVGKGITTKIKCKQIIDCSGNAIAANIAGFDLLRESETQPGTLIFRLGGYDMEALDLDMIKREYEEAIDRGQLVREEFRGNIVGLLSTKGDNIQHIRGADSTTSESHTVANIQARSSLLKHLKFLRGLPGCENIVIEDMRTEIGIRETYRIDGLYQITHEDYTSGKVFEDSLSYSYYPIDLHIIEHGVTPKQLSDGVVATVPLRALIPKNSKNFMVAGRCLSSDRLANSALRVQASSMGMGQVAGATASVACRRNVSPADVSLEEVRQILRNHGAIVPTVAS, encoded by the coding sequence ATGAAAAGAAGAGATATGATAGCCACCATGGGAACACTTTCCCTAGGTGTGGCTACTTCACCCTTTGCAAAAGGAGATGTATTAAAGGAACCTTACAAGGTTGTTCAAAAAAATATAATAACGGATATTGTAGTAGTAGGAGGTGGTACCGCTGGTGCAGTGGCAGCGATTCAAGCTGGCCGAGAAGGTCAAAAAGTAACCCTAATCGAGTGCGTTAGCCAGCTTGGTGGTACCACTACTACCGCTGGAGTGGCTTTTCCTGGTATTTTCTTTGCTTGGGGGAAGCAGATTATTGGTGGTATCGGTTGGGAAATGGTACAGGAAGCTGTGGCTTTAAATGGAGATACTTTACCCAATTTTTCTGTCCCTCACGGCCGATGGCATTGGAAACATCAAGTGAGATTAAACGGTCCTCTGTATTCCATATTAATAGAACAAAAATGCGTAGAAGCTGGAGTTGATTTGCGCTATTATGAAACACCTACTAGGATAGCGTTTAAGAATGGATTCTGGGAAATGGAGACCGTTGGTAAAGGGATTACTACCAAAATAAAATGCAAGCAAATCATTGATTGTTCAGGGAACGCAATTGCTGCAAATATTGCTGGGTTTGACCTGTTAAGAGAATCTGAAACTCAGCCAGGAACCCTAATATTTAGGTTGGGAGGCTATGACATGGAAGCCTTGGATTTGGATATGATTAAAAGGGAATATGAAGAGGCTATAGATCGTGGACAATTGGTCAGAGAAGAGTTTCGAGGCAATATAGTTGGCCTTCTAAGTACCAAAGGTGATAATATTCAACATATTAGAGGCGCAGACTCCACAACCTCTGAGTCTCATACTGTCGCTAATATTCAAGCAAGAAGTTCACTTCTAAAACACCTAAAATTTTTAAGGGGCTTGCCTGGGTGCGAGAATATTGTAATTGAGGACATGCGCACAGAAATCGGTATCAGAGAAACTTATAGGATAGATGGTTTGTATCAAATCACACACGAGGATTATACTTCAGGAAAAGTATTTGAGGATTCACTTTCTTATTCTTATTACCCGATAGATTTGCATATAATAGAACATGGTGTTACTCCAAAACAACTAAGTGATGGGGTGGTTGCAACTGTACCTTTAAGGGCTTTGATTCCAAAAAACAGTAAGAACTTTATGGTTGCCGGCAGGTGTTTGTCTAGTGACAGGTTAGCCAATTCTGCCCTGAGGGTTCAAGCCTCAAGTATGGGTATGGGGCAGGTTGCAGGAGCAACAGCATCGGTTGCATGCCGACGAAATGTTTCTCCTGCTGATGTTTCATTGGAAGAGGTAAGACAAATTTTAAGAAATCATGGTGCCATTGTTCCCACTGTAGCATCTTAG